The Trichocoleus desertorum ATA4-8-CV12 genome window below encodes:
- a CDS encoding ParM/StbA family protein, whose amino-acid sequence MTARQPFNSLTTSLNGQSNHTSVLSIDLGRTSTKACVSRYPDDVVLIAANVAHLSVDQVRRGGFESRSTDALLDIWLEHQGRGYAIGQLAADFGANLGVGQSKVEDALVKVLACIGYFNLSGDLAIVLGLPYHSQEQFDREKEQLIGLLRSPHVLSYRGEAIAVNIQQVWVMPEGYGSLIWCEAQEKEAQSPDLPNLSVAIVDIGHQTTDFLMVDRFRFARGASKSEPFAMNQFYDQVASQIQGADSQSLSLIEAVNRPQGQRFYRPRGATRPTDLDTILPSLRKSFARELSNRLIAWLPERVTDVIVSGGGGEFFWPDFQPLLEEAQLRIHLAQPSRKANALGQYLYGRAQLATVNPQLTQV is encoded by the coding sequence ATGACTGCCAGACAACCCTTTAATTCACTGACCACTTCACTCAATGGTCAGTCCAACCACACGTCGGTTTTAAGTATTGACCTAGGGCGAACTTCCACTAAAGCCTGTGTCAGCCGCTATCCCGATGATGTCGTGCTGATTGCTGCCAATGTAGCGCATCTCAGCGTTGATCAGGTGCGTCGGGGCGGGTTTGAGTCCCGCTCTACGGATGCGCTGTTAGATATTTGGCTAGAGCATCAAGGCCGAGGTTACGCGATCGGTCAATTAGCCGCAGACTTTGGAGCCAACTTAGGCGTGGGCCAATCTAAGGTCGAAGATGCGCTAGTAAAGGTTTTAGCTTGTATTGGATATTTCAATCTCTCAGGCGACTTAGCCATTGTTCTAGGCTTGCCCTATCACTCCCAAGAGCAGTTCGATCGCGAGAAAGAGCAACTGATTGGCTTGCTGCGATCGCCCCATGTTTTGTCTTACCGAGGAGAAGCGATCGCGGTCAACATTCAGCAAGTTTGGGTGATGCCAGAAGGGTATGGCAGCTTAATTTGGTGCGAAGCCCAAGAAAAAGAAGCTCAGAGTCCTGACTTGCCAAATCTGTCAGTCGCGATCGTGGATATTGGTCACCAAACTACCGACTTTCTCATGGTCGATCGCTTCCGGTTTGCGCGGGGAGCCTCTAAGAGCGAACCTTTTGCCATGAACCAGTTTTACGACCAAGTGGCGAGTCAAATTCAAGGGGCAGATAGTCAATCTCTGTCGTTGATCGAAGCGGTGAATCGGCCCCAGGGGCAACGGTTTTATCGACCTCGTGGTGCCACTCGTCCCACTGATCTAGATACCATTCTGCCTAGCTTGCGTAAGAGCTTTGCTCGTGAATTGTCGAACCGCTTAATCGCTTGGCTTCCAGAGCGGGTTACAGATGTGATTGTCAGTGGTGGGGGAGGCGAATTTTTCTGGCCAGATTTTCAACCCTTGCTAGAGGAAGCCCAACTGCGGATTCACTTGGCTCAACCGTCGCGCAAGGCGAATGCACTAGGCCAATACCTCTATGGCCGCGCTCAACTGGCGACTGTTAACCCTCAACTCACCCAGGTCTGA
- a CDS encoding glutamate--tRNA ligase: protein MTVRVRLAPSPTGNLHIGTARTAVFNWLFARHQGGQFILRIEDTDIERSRPEYTQNILEGLTWLGMTWDEGPFYQTQRMDLYRQAIQSLLDKGLAYRSYETPEELDAMREAQKARNEAPRYHNRHRNLTPEQEAAFIAEGRQPVIRFKIEDSREIHWNDLVRGKVSWKGRDLGGDMVIARAAAADEIGPPLYNFVVVVDDIDMQISHVIRGEDHIGNTPKQILLYEALGATAPEFGHTPLILNSAGAKLSKRDGVTSISDFKQMGYVPEALANYMTLLGWSAPDATQELFTLSEAAELFSFDRVNKAGAKFDWDKLNWINSQYLHAMPIDRLTDLLIPFWQEAGYEFDPTGDRAWLEELTNLLAASLTLLKDAVEMSQLFFTPIDFTDGAKAQLQQEGSAATLQAVVAALPSDHSLTAEQAQDIIKQVVKDQNVKKGLVMRSLRAGLMGDMNGPDLLQSWLLLHQKGQDLPRFQQALSIAQ from the coding sequence ATGACTGTTCGCGTCCGTCTTGCCCCCAGCCCCACCGGGAACTTGCATATTGGTACTGCCAGAACTGCGGTTTTTAACTGGCTGTTTGCTCGCCATCAGGGCGGTCAATTTATCTTGCGGATTGAGGACACTGACATAGAGCGATCGCGGCCAGAATACACCCAAAACATCCTGGAAGGTTTGACCTGGCTGGGAATGACTTGGGACGAAGGGCCGTTCTACCAAACGCAACGGATGGACTTGTATCGGCAGGCCATTCAATCTCTGCTCGACAAAGGCTTAGCTTACCGCAGCTACGAAACGCCTGAAGAGTTGGATGCCATGCGGGAAGCGCAGAAAGCGAGAAACGAAGCGCCTCGATATCACAATCGTCACCGGAACCTGACGCCTGAGCAAGAAGCAGCTTTTATTGCTGAGGGTCGTCAGCCAGTGATTCGATTCAAAATCGAGGATAGTCGAGAAATTCATTGGAATGACCTAGTCCGGGGCAAAGTCAGCTGGAAAGGTCGTGATCTGGGTGGGGATATGGTGATCGCGCGGGCCGCTGCTGCCGATGAGATTGGGCCACCCCTCTACAACTTTGTCGTGGTCGTCGATGACATCGACATGCAGATTTCCCATGTCATTCGGGGAGAAGACCACATCGGCAACACCCCCAAGCAGATTTTGCTCTACGAAGCCTTAGGTGCGACAGCCCCGGAATTTGGGCACACTCCACTAATTCTGAACTCAGCGGGAGCCAAGCTCTCTAAGCGGGATGGCGTCACTTCCATTTCCGACTTTAAACAAATGGGCTATGTACCTGAAGCTTTAGCCAACTACATGACCCTGCTCGGTTGGTCTGCACCAGACGCCACTCAAGAGCTGTTTACCCTATCCGAAGCGGCTGAACTGTTCAGTTTCGATCGCGTCAACAAAGCAGGAGCTAAGTTTGACTGGGATAAGCTGAATTGGATTAACAGCCAATACTTACATGCGATGCCGATCGATCGCCTGACGGATCTGCTGATTCCATTCTGGCAAGAGGCTGGGTATGAGTTTGACCCCACAGGCGATCGCGCTTGGCTAGAGGAACTGACGAACTTATTAGCTGCTAGCTTGACGCTGCTAAAGGATGCGGTCGAGATGAGCCAACTCTTCTTTACCCCGATTGATTTCACGGATGGAGCCAAAGCCCAACTCCAGCAAGAGGGATCTGCGGCTACGCTGCAAGCAGTGGTGGCGGCCCTACCAAGCGACCATAGCCTGACTGCCGAGCAAGCCCAAGACATCATCAAGCAAGTGGTGAAAGACCAGAACGTCAAGAAAGGTTTGGTGATGCGATCGCTACGGGCAGGACTCATGGGTGACATGAATGGTCCTGATTTATTACAATCCTGGTTGCTCCTCCACCAGAAAGGCCAAGATTTGCCTCGCTTCCAGCAAGCTTTATCAATAGCACAGTAA
- a CDS encoding aminotransferase class V-fold PLP-dependent enzyme: MTSTLPVQHLLERHRHQFPALANKAYFNYGGQGPMPQAALAAMQQAHLHIQQAGPFSNSTNTWIHQETQQTRQTIATELGVTAETITLTDSVSTGCNIALWGIEWQPGDRILITDCEHQSIIATVQEIQRRFGVSVDVCPLMATLNGGDPVAAIAQHLTAQTRLVALSHVLWNTGQVLPLGEIVAACHAYLTQQHPVRVLVDAAQSVGVLPLDLAALQVDFYAFTGHKWWCGPAGVGGLYVRPEVLETLRPTFIGWRGITTDANGQPTGWERGGKRFEVATSDYALYPALRVAIATQAEWGSIEARYQRLQALSAYLWQQLRELPPVHCLRTTPPESGLVSFQLADQVSGRSHRQLAQFLESQGLMIRTILNPDCVRACVHYLTLESEIDRLVAGVQQFCQTVG; encoded by the coding sequence ATGACCAGCACGCTTCCGGTTCAGCACCTTCTAGAGCGTCATCGCCACCAGTTTCCCGCCTTAGCGAATAAAGCTTATTTCAACTATGGTGGCCAGGGTCCAATGCCTCAAGCGGCTTTAGCAGCTATGCAGCAAGCTCATCTGCATATTCAACAAGCTGGCCCTTTTTCTAATAGCACCAATACTTGGATTCATCAGGAAACTCAGCAAACTCGCCAAACGATCGCTACAGAACTGGGAGTTACGGCTGAAACCATCACCTTGACTGACAGCGTCTCGACAGGCTGCAATATTGCGCTTTGGGGCATTGAGTGGCAACCGGGCGATCGCATCTTAATCACCGACTGTGAACACCAAAGCATTATCGCTACGGTGCAAGAAATTCAACGGCGGTTTGGGGTGTCGGTGGATGTTTGCCCCCTAATGGCAACTTTGAATGGGGGAGATCCCGTCGCAGCGATCGCCCAACATTTAACAGCGCAGACTCGCCTGGTTGCTCTCAGCCATGTCCTATGGAATACGGGTCAGGTGCTCCCTCTAGGGGAAATTGTGGCGGCTTGTCATGCCTACCTAACTCAGCAGCATCCGGTGCGGGTTTTGGTAGATGCGGCGCAATCGGTGGGAGTTTTACCGCTTGACCTGGCAGCACTACAGGTAGACTTTTATGCGTTTACAGGCCATAAGTGGTGGTGTGGTCCAGCAGGCGTTGGTGGACTGTATGTTCGCCCAGAAGTGCTAGAAACCCTGCGACCGACCTTTATTGGCTGGCGAGGCATCACCACGGATGCGAACGGTCAACCCACCGGATGGGAACGAGGCGGCAAACGGTTTGAAGTAGCCACTTCTGACTATGCGCTGTACCCTGCTTTGAGAGTGGCGATCGCGACTCAGGCCGAGTGGGGTTCCATTGAAGCTCGCTACCAGCGCCTTCAAGCTCTGAGTGCCTATCTTTGGCAACAACTCCGCGAGTTACCTCCAGTCCATTGCTTGCGTACCACTCCGCCAGAATCAGGCTTGGTTTCGTTTCAGTTGGCAGACCAAGTTTCTGGGCGATCGCACCGCCAACTGGCTCAATTTTTAGAAAGTCAAGGTTTGATGATTCGGACGATCTTAAATCCTGATTGTGTCCGGGCTTGTGTCCATTACCTGACCCTAGAATCTGAGATCGATCGCTTGGTGGCAGGCGTGCAGCAGTTTTGTCAAACGGTGGGCTAG
- a CDS encoding GNAT family N-acetyltransferase, with amino-acid sequence MPIRDAVEADLPAIVAIYNATIPSRMVTADTHPVTVESRLAWLCDRDPLSRPLWVMEQEQKVVGWLSFKSFYGRPAYQATAEVSVYVAAHYQRQGIGRTLLQQAIEQSPKLGLKNLLGFIFAHNQPSLQLFEKFGFQQWGYLPQVATLDGVDRDLVIVGRKISGTEPLDQL; translated from the coding sequence ATGCCAATTCGAGATGCGGTTGAGGCTGACCTGCCCGCGATCGTAGCGATTTACAATGCCACCATTCCTAGTCGCATGGTGACGGCTGACACTCATCCTGTGACGGTGGAGAGCCGCTTAGCTTGGTTATGCGATCGCGACCCGCTCTCTCGGCCCTTATGGGTGATGGAACAAGAGCAAAAGGTCGTGGGTTGGCTCAGCTTTAAGTCGTTTTATGGCAGACCCGCCTACCAAGCCACCGCAGAGGTGAGTGTTTATGTAGCTGCACATTATCAGCGCCAGGGGATTGGGCGAACACTTTTACAGCAAGCCATTGAGCAAAGCCCAAAGTTAGGCTTAAAAAACTTGCTCGGCTTTATCTTTGCTCACAATCAACCCAGCTTGCAGTTATTTGAGAAATTTGGCTTTCAACAGTGGGGCTATCTGCCGCAAGTCGCCACTTTAGACGGTGTGGATCGAGATTTAGTGATTGTAGGACGCAAAATTTCTGGAACCGAACCTCTAGACCAACTCTGA
- a CDS encoding CAP domain-containing protein, with translation MSSLSPKPRLVWYKTGTKRFCPKSIWLSYAALFAVLWTLPPVFHYVKQAQRGHPLDAHYFWAELSPQKVFHLGLYNGPGGRNWKIGLPIATLWTAATPRSLPELRLLALEVMNRDRQLNGLPVLVEDPLLSQAAQLHAQDMMNRRYFAHQSLEGHTPTNRFHAIGGNPRVGVGENIIYVQESSMGLTYRDIEMFQKGWMYSNGHRQNILKPEYVKFGYGVVIDPASGRKFAAQEFAVPARTP, from the coding sequence ATGTCAAGTTTGTCCCCCAAGCCGCGATTAGTTTGGTACAAAACAGGTACTAAGCGGTTTTGCCCTAAAAGTATTTGGCTCAGCTACGCCGCCTTATTTGCGGTTTTATGGACGTTGCCTCCTGTTTTCCATTACGTTAAGCAAGCTCAGCGAGGTCATCCCCTGGATGCTCATTACTTTTGGGCTGAGTTATCTCCTCAAAAAGTTTTTCACCTCGGTCTTTACAACGGCCCTGGCGGTCGCAATTGGAAGATTGGCCTGCCGATTGCAACGCTTTGGACTGCGGCAACTCCTCGATCCCTGCCAGAGTTGCGGTTGCTTGCCCTAGAGGTGATGAACCGCGATCGCCAACTCAATGGCCTGCCTGTTTTGGTAGAAGATCCCTTGCTCTCCCAAGCAGCCCAGCTTCATGCCCAAGACATGATGAACCGTCGCTATTTCGCACACCAATCTTTAGAGGGCCACACGCCAACCAATCGCTTTCATGCGATCGGCGGCAATCCTAGGGTGGGTGTAGGAGAAAATATCATCTACGTCCAAGAATCCAGTATGGGGCTGACTTATCGCGATATTGAGATGTTTCAGAAAGGCTGGATGTACAGCAACGGGCATCGTCAGAACATCCTGAAGCCAGAGTATGTCAAATTTGGTTACGGAGTTGTGATTGATCCGGCGTCTGGACGTAAATTTGCGGCTCAAGAATTTGCGGTGCCTGCCAGAACTCCCTAA
- a CDS encoding secondary thiamine-phosphate synthase enzyme YjbQ: protein MRHYQRFLSISTAGKSLAKITSKIQAIVAESGIETGLCTLFLRHTSASLLIQENADPDVLRDLENFFAKLVPEDSQRYIHSAEGPDDMPAHIRTALTHSSEQIPIAQGQLVLGIWQGIYVWEHRQRSHTRELVVHITGE, encoded by the coding sequence ATGCGCCATTACCAACGTTTTCTGAGCATCTCAACTGCGGGTAAGTCACTGGCTAAAATCACCTCAAAAATCCAGGCGATCGTGGCAGAGTCAGGGATTGAAACTGGGCTTTGCACCTTGTTTCTACGGCATACCTCAGCCAGCCTGCTAATTCAAGAAAATGCTGACCCGGACGTGCTGCGCGATTTAGAAAACTTCTTCGCTAAACTGGTGCCCGAAGATAGCCAACGCTACATTCACAGTGCTGAAGGCCCGGATGATATGCCTGCTCACATCCGTACCGCTCTCACTCACAGTTCCGAGCAAATTCCGATCGCTCAGGGACAATTAGTTCTAGGCATCTGGCAAGGAATTTATGTATGGGAACACCGCCAGCGCAGCCATACCCGTGAGTTGGTGGTGCATATCACTGGAGAGTAA
- a CDS encoding glycosyl transferase — MSRPVLYVAITNHGFGHATRAASVVAEIQRLCPEILVAMVTTAPRWLLESYVSGDFIHRPRGLDVGIIQSDSITMDKAATLEKLRHIRAQERSLIASEVNFIQQNRVGLVLADIPPLAAKIAQAAGVPCWMMSNFGWDFIYQAWGGEFVEIADWIRGCFQQCDRLFRLPFHEPMSAFPQITDVGLTGGSPRFDLAQLRTTFNLDTSPERTVLLTFGGLGLDEIPYHNLQRFPDWQFITFDRQAPDLPNLRKVTDHQYRPVDFMPLCSRLVSKPGYSTFAEACRQSLPIITITRDDFAESPVLLEGIQNYAHHQILQPEEFFHTDWEFLHQSPQPPRSPEPVSTNGNQAIAEAVMQHFAQ; from the coding sequence ATGTCTCGACCCGTTTTATATGTGGCGATCACCAATCACGGTTTTGGTCATGCCACCCGCGCTGCTTCAGTAGTGGCAGAAATTCAGCGCCTTTGCCCGGAGATTCTGGTGGCAATGGTGACAACGGCACCGCGTTGGTTGCTGGAGTCGTATGTCAGCGGCGATTTTATTCACCGTCCCCGTGGTTTGGATGTGGGGATTATCCAAAGTGACAGCATCACGATGGATAAAGCGGCCACCTTGGAAAAACTGCGGCACATCCGGGCGCAAGAGCGATCGCTGATTGCCTCGGAAGTTAACTTTATTCAGCAAAATCGGGTGGGTCTGGTGTTGGCGGATATTCCCCCCCTAGCTGCCAAAATTGCTCAAGCCGCCGGGGTGCCCTGCTGGATGATGAGCAACTTTGGCTGGGACTTTATTTATCAAGCTTGGGGTGGCGAGTTTGTAGAAATTGCTGATTGGATTCGGGGTTGTTTCCAACAGTGCGATCGCCTGTTTCGCCTGCCCTTTCATGAACCGATGAGTGCCTTTCCCCAGATTACCGATGTGGGTTTAACGGGTGGCTCTCCTCGCTTTGATTTAGCTCAGCTCCGCACCACGTTTAATCTCGATACATCGCCAGAGCGGACAGTTTTGCTGACCTTTGGCGGCTTGGGTCTGGATGAAATTCCTTACCATAATCTGCAGCGCTTTCCCGATTGGCAATTCATCACCTTCGATCGCCAAGCGCCAGATTTACCGAACTTACGCAAGGTCACAGATCATCAATATCGTCCGGTTGACTTTATGCCTTTGTGTAGCCGCTTGGTGTCAAAACCGGGTTACAGCACCTTTGCCGAAGCCTGCCGTCAAAGCTTGCCGATTATTACCATTACTCGCGACGACTTTGCCGAATCGCCAGTTTTGCTAGAAGGCATCCAGAATTATGCTCACCATCAAATTTTGCAGCCAGAAGAATTCTTCCACACTGACTGGGAATTTTTGCACCAATCCCCCCAACCCCCGCGATCGCCTGAACCCGTCAGCACCAATGGCAATCAGGCGATCGCTGAAGCGGTAATGCAACACTTTGCCCAGTAA
- a CDS encoding TM0106 family RecB-like putative nuclease, which yields MFLTTELLLQYQRCSRRAFLDTYGDLTRRDPPSDYLLKLIQDSTAHRRTVLTDYAWQQPVWPPRDWIAGGQATLEMMRQGVECIYQGILVTETPEGVTLVSQPDLLIKQPGQSYFGDWIYVPTEIKLGKRPKLEYQIIATFHTYVLAAVQGAWPETSWLILREKGAYEVDLWTLLPQMQTILQDCVETLLAPEAPEVFIARNRCNLCGWLNYCSGVAQAQRHLSLLPGVTASRYTQLQALDLVTVESLASSTPTRLETLPGFGPEVAQRLVWQAQAVLENRAIAYPDESPTSQPLNLAQELPTAPVELYFDIEAEPDLNVAFLHGVLVVDRRTQQETFYPLLAERPEDEVLAWQQFLELVHSYPDAPIFHFCPYEPQTVERLAKLYDTPSHWVRPLINRFVDLHERVTRTVILPVESYALKPIARWVGFDWRDAKGNGAQAICWYTQWLETGDRTYLDAIVQYNEDDCRATYQIKDWLVGFLQEALCSELV from the coding sequence ATGTTCCTGACTACTGAACTCCTACTACAGTATCAACGCTGTAGTCGAAGAGCCTTCCTGGATACTTATGGGGATCTCACTCGACGAGATCCTCCGAGCGACTACCTGCTCAAATTAATCCAAGACAGCACGGCTCACCGACGAACGGTGTTAACAGACTATGCTTGGCAGCAACCTGTTTGGCCGCCAAGAGATTGGATTGCCGGAGGGCAGGCTACCCTCGAAATGATGCGGCAGGGCGTAGAGTGCATTTACCAAGGCATTCTCGTCACGGAGACACCGGAAGGAGTCACCTTGGTGAGCCAGCCCGATCTCCTGATTAAACAGCCAGGTCAGTCCTATTTTGGCGATTGGATTTATGTCCCAACTGAAATCAAGTTGGGCAAGCGTCCCAAGCTGGAATATCAGATCATCGCTACATTTCACACCTATGTTTTGGCTGCGGTTCAAGGAGCTTGGCCTGAAACAAGTTGGCTAATCCTACGAGAAAAGGGAGCCTACGAAGTCGATTTGTGGACGCTGTTGCCACAGATGCAGACGATCTTGCAGGACTGTGTGGAGACGCTGTTAGCGCCAGAAGCCCCAGAAGTTTTTATTGCTCGCAATCGCTGTAATCTTTGTGGCTGGCTGAACTACTGTTCGGGAGTGGCGCAAGCGCAACGGCATTTATCACTCCTGCCAGGAGTTACTGCTAGCCGATACACTCAGTTGCAAGCCCTCGACCTAGTCACAGTCGAATCTTTAGCCAGCTCTACACCCACCAGACTAGAGACTTTACCCGGTTTTGGCCCAGAGGTGGCTCAAAGGCTAGTTTGGCAAGCGCAAGCCGTATTAGAGAACCGGGCGATCGCCTACCCAGACGAGTCACCTACCAGCCAGCCTTTAAACTTGGCTCAAGAACTGCCCACTGCTCCGGTCGAACTTTATTTTGACATTGAAGCCGAACCAGATCTGAATGTAGCCTTTCTACACGGTGTGCTCGTGGTGGATCGCCGAACTCAGCAAGAAACGTTTTATCCTTTGTTGGCAGAGCGACCAGAAGATGAAGTTTTGGCTTGGCAACAGTTCTTAGAGTTAGTCCATAGCTACCCAGATGCCCCCATTTTCCACTTCTGCCCCTACGAACCTCAAACAGTAGAGCGTTTAGCCAAACTGTACGATACGCCATCCCACTGGGTGCGTCCGCTGATCAACCGCTTTGTCGATTTGCATGAGCGGGTGACTCGTACTGTAATTTTGCCCGTCGAAAGCTATGCCCTCAAACCGATCGCCCGCTGGGTGGGGTTTGATTGGCGCGATGCCAAGGGAAATGGAGCACAGGCAATTTGTTGGTATACCCAGTGGTTGGAAACAGGCGATCGCACTTACCTAGACGCGATCGTGCAGTACAACGAGGATGATTGTCGCGCCACTTACCAGATCAAAGATTGGTTGGTGGGGTTCCTACAAGAAGCGCTCTGCTCAGAGTTGGTCTAG
- a CDS encoding alpha/beta hydrolase, which yields MPGQAAERLTFRLGPFQQTIAIADLEAFAKTGELSPALKPYALVLTPDVRKALADRLELDPNIGDQVVNELLRSPAGQRMLAALGVAIPGSTVEQLQAAVTLAARQANGLSVLAILRAFPQETVTIDVSSIAAIASQLNFSYWESQALSPILERELKVESPAFKATFDPTMSGSQEVQQKTLVLRDRQRQRTLPVDLYWSDRPTGPLVVISHGFGANRTFLAYVARHLASYGLTVAAIEHPGSNLAWLASPSPGLARDTLLSAAEFVERPRDVSFLLDQLAQRNQKPGALQGKLNTNQVSVMGHSLGGYTALALAGAELNVEGLRQFCQERIPLGLAPADWLQCTAIDLPERRVQLRDPRVAQAIALNPVVGRLFGPDGLKRVATPTLILTGTEDNLTPTLTHQLQPFAQLPQPKYLVTAIGGTHLSVGDPANFSDLITQSTLVRERQGPETEHLRQLLQGVSLAFIKQLTPEAKLYQPFLTSGYAQSLSTAQIPLRLNTQLPASLAPWMKVASLPPQQLHTEVGQRVSTLAYYFVACNSVLYTVSASGSSAWQLGSRRKASRG from the coding sequence ATGCCTGGTCAAGCGGCAGAGCGTCTGACGTTTCGCTTGGGGCCATTTCAGCAGACGATCGCGATCGCGGATTTAGAAGCATTTGCCAAAACTGGAGAATTGTCTCCTGCGCTCAAACCTTATGCGCTAGTTCTAACCCCCGATGTTCGCAAAGCCCTCGCTGATCGCCTAGAACTTGACCCCAACATTGGCGATCAGGTGGTGAATGAGCTGTTGCGCTCTCCCGCCGGACAAAGAATGCTAGCGGCCTTAGGGGTGGCGATTCCAGGCAGTACAGTAGAACAACTGCAAGCCGCCGTGACGCTGGCCGCTCGTCAGGCAAACGGTTTAAGTGTACTGGCGATCTTGAGAGCATTTCCCCAAGAGACTGTCACGATCGACGTCAGCTCGATTGCTGCGATCGCCTCACAACTCAACTTTTCCTATTGGGAAAGCCAAGCGCTCAGCCCCATTCTAGAGCGAGAGTTGAAGGTGGAGAGCCCAGCGTTTAAGGCTACTTTTGACCCCACGATGTCTGGTTCTCAGGAAGTCCAGCAAAAAACTTTGGTGCTGCGCGATCGCCAACGCCAGCGCACCCTGCCTGTTGATCTCTACTGGAGCGATCGCCCTACAGGGCCCTTAGTTGTGATTTCCCACGGATTTGGGGCAAATCGGACTTTTCTCGCTTATGTAGCGCGTCATCTCGCTTCCTATGGTCTGACGGTAGCCGCCATTGAGCATCCAGGTAGCAATCTGGCTTGGCTCGCCAGCCCTTCACCGGGTCTAGCCCGCGATACTTTGCTTTCAGCGGCAGAGTTTGTGGAACGGCCACGGGATGTCAGCTTTTTGCTCGATCAACTCGCTCAGCGCAATCAAAAACCTGGGGCTTTGCAAGGAAAACTTAATACCAATCAAGTCAGTGTTATGGGGCACTCTTTGGGTGGCTATACAGCCCTAGCCTTAGCAGGTGCCGAACTGAACGTGGAAGGGTTGCGTCAGTTTTGCCAAGAGCGCATTCCCTTGGGCTTAGCTCCTGCTGATTGGTTGCAATGTACTGCGATTGATTTACCAGAACGTCGCGTCCAACTACGTGACCCCAGAGTGGCTCAAGCGATCGCCCTCAATCCAGTCGTTGGTCGTCTGTTTGGCCCCGATGGATTGAAGCGAGTGGCGACCCCAACTCTGATCCTGACTGGGACAGAAGACAATCTGACCCCTACCTTAACCCACCAATTACAACCGTTCGCCCAGTTGCCTCAGCCTAAATATTTGGTAACGGCGATCGGCGGTACGCATTTAAGCGTCGGTGATCCAGCGAATTTTAGTGATCTGATTACCCAAAGCACGCTAGTTCGAGAGCGACAAGGCCCAGAGACAGAGCATCTTCGGCAACTTCTGCAAGGCGTGAGTCTAGCTTTCATCAAACAGCTCACGCCAGAAGCTAAGTTGTATCAGCCGTTTTTGACCTCTGGCTATGCTCAATCGCTCTCCACGGCTCAAATTCCTCTGCGCTTGAACACTCAATTGCCCGCCAGTCTAGCGCCTTGGATGAAAGTC